One Methylomonas sp. LL1 DNA window includes the following coding sequences:
- a CDS encoding VOC family protein, with amino-acid sequence MTLGVTDLERSRRFYKALGWTESSGSQTEVAFFQVGSIAFALFGRESLADDADVSPEGSGFPGFALAHNVASESEVDVTLLEAVAAGGKLIRVAEKAPWGGFRGYFADPDGFLWEVCYNPFFPLDEHGFVQLPQ; translated from the coding sequence ATCACCTTAGGGGTAACCGATCTCGAAAGAAGTCGCCGTTTCTACAAGGCGTTAGGTTGGACTGAATCTTCGGGCAGTCAGACGGAAGTTGCCTTCTTTCAAGTCGGCAGCATCGCCTTTGCCCTGTTTGGTCGTGAATCGTTAGCTGATGATGCGGATGTGTCGCCAGAGGGCTCGGGGTTCCCCGGATTTGCCTTGGCCCACAACGTAGCTTCCGAAAGCGAAGTCGATGTCACATTATTGGAAGCCGTGGCAGCTGGCGGCAAATTGATTCGAGTAGCAGAAAAAGCGCCATGGGGTGGTTTCAGGGGTTACTTTGCCGATCCCGACGGTTTCCTATGGGAAGTCTGTTACAACCCCTTCTTTCCCTTGGATGAGCATGGTTTCGTACAGTTGCCGCAATAG